In a single window of the Acyrthosiphon pisum isolate AL4f chromosome X, pea_aphid_22Mar2018_4r6ur, whole genome shotgun sequence genome:
- the LOC115035140 gene encoding uncharacterized protein LOC115035140 produces MDESENEHLVSGENSEESLDLFIPRPRRRQLNVINDSDDFQPTAYDDLLDTEPLVSEENETQHAEQVVSEENEHLDSNDSLDSFIVRPRRQLVVIDDSDDWLPIAYDDLPDTEPLVSEENETQHAEQVVSEENEHLDSNDSLDSFIVRPRRQLVVIDDSDDSLPIAYDDPPNTEPLVSEENETHHEEQANCKIIL; encoded by the exons ATGGACGAATCAGAGAATG AACACTTGGTATCCGGAGAAAATTCAGAAGAGAGTTTGGATTTATTTATTCCAAGACCGAGAAGGCGGCAACTAAATGTGATTAATGATTCAGATGATTTCCAGCCGACTGCTTAtg ATGATCTACTCGATACAGAACCCTTAGTTTCAGAAGAAAATGAAACACAGCATGCAGAACAAGTAGTATCTGAAGAAAATGAACATCTAGATTCCAACGACAGCTTGGATTCATTTATTGTAAGACCAAGAAGGCAACTAGTTGTAATTGATGATTCAGATGATTGGCTGCCGATTGCTTAtg ATGATCTACCCGATACAGAACCCTTAGTTTCAGAAGAAAATGAAACACAGCATGCAGAACAAGTAGTATCTGAAGAAAATGAACATCTAGATTCCAACGACAGCTTGGATTCATTTATTGTAAGACCAAGAAGGCAACTAGTTGTAATTGATGATTCAGATGATTCGCTGCCGATTGCTTatg ATGATCCACCCAATACGGAACCCTTAGTGTCAGAAGAAAATGAAACACATCATGAAGAACAAGCTAATTGtaagataatattgtaa
- the LOC103309677 gene encoding uncharacterized protein LOC103309677, which produces MSIRGHNHDQDLQSLKLKQFKEKLVFQSTQQVKPLTVIYDEEARNFPEASAMYAQRSAESLMRRARKSSLPLIPDTLRQLGDLFEQGNLNRYQVNDEIIYKGCVEDTHGNYSIIFASQIMTNNALSICKRELHADCTFRITPSKPKSYQLLVLHGISIPLVYVLMESKNKSSYQSVISFIKSDILPNFRPRKIMTDYESSLRSALVEQFPTAKPIGCWFHHNQAVWKKMKTLGYLNLVHNNENARNILRQLLVLPLLPAQKIVQGFRIIKRLARRYLIEMNTLFDYYERFWIHRVGVEIISVYGQARRTNNHIESFHNKLRYSFGVAHPNIWVFLNKLCDLIKNYNIVINQLQNGLTPTRNTRSRYIANSDRIQYATRQLNLGLINTKEFLSSVLTQWLLMKKTKDILP; this is translated from the exons ATGTCAATACGTGGACATAATCATGATCAAGATCTGCAGTCCCTGAAGTTAAAGCAGTTTAAAGAGAAACTGGTATTTCAATCAACCCAGCAAGTTAAACCTTTAACTGTGATTTATGATGAAGAAGCtcgaaa ttttcctgAAGCATCTGCTATGTATGCACAGCGTTCAGCAGAAAGTCTCATGAGAAGAGCAAGAAAATCTTCTCTGCCGCTTATTCCCGATACGCTTAGACAATTAGGAGATTTGTTTGAACAGGGAAATTTGAATCGTTACCAGGTCaatgatgaaataatttataaag gttgtGTAGAAGATACCCATGGAAATTATTCTATCATATTTGCCAGTCAAATCATGACTAACAATGCACTCAGTATTTGTAAACGAGAGCTACATGCTGATTGCACATTCCGGATTACTCCATCAAAACCAAAATCCTACCAACTTTTGGTTCTTCATGGGATT aGTATTCCTCTCGTTTATGTACTGATGGAGTCGAAGAATAAGTCTAGTTATCAATCTGTCATTTCCTTCATTAAATCTGATATACTACCTAATTTTCGACCACGAAAAATAATGACTGATTATGAAAGTAGTTTAAGAAGTGCGTTAGTTGAACAATTTCCTACGGCAAAACCTATAGGGTGTTGGTTTCATCACaatcaa GCTGTTTGGAAAAAGATGAAAACTTTGGGTTATCTTAATTTGGTCCATAATAATGAAAACGCCCGTAACATTCTTAGACAACTCTTAGTATTACCCTTACTTCCGGCACAAAAAATTGTTCAGGGATTTAGAATCATCAAAAGACTTGCAAGGAGGTATTTAATAGAAATGAATACTCTATTTGATTATTACGAAag atTTTGGATACACAGGGTTGGAGTGGAAATAATATCAGTATACGGTCAGGCTAGGAGAACAAATAATCACATTGAATCTTTCCACAACAAACTTCGCTATTCATTTGGGGTAGCTCATCCAAATATCTGGGTGTTTTTGA ataAACTTTGTGATTTGATTAAAAACTACAATATCGTCATAAATCAACTACAAAATGGTTTAACTCCGACAAGGAATACAAGAAGTCGTTATATTGCCAATAGTGATCGGATTCAATATGCCACTAGACAACTTAATTTAGGTCTTATAAATACCAAAGAATTTCTGAGCAGTGTTCTTACACAGTGGCTTCTTATGAAGAAAACCAAAGATATTTTGCCTTGA